A part of Ktedonobacterales bacterium genomic DNA contains:
- the rpsJ gene encoding 30S ribosomal protein S10 — MATTTKQRIRIRLKAFDHRILDQSAAQIVETAQNTGARVAGPVPLPTEIAKYTVLRSPFIDKDSREQFEMRTHKRLIDIVEPTPKTVEALTRLNLPSGVDIEIKL; from the coding sequence ATGGCTACCACAACCAAGCAGCGGATTCGCATCCGGCTGAAGGCTTTTGACCACCGTATCCTGGACCAGTCGGCGGCGCAGATCGTCGAGACGGCCCAGAATACCGGAGCGCGCGTGGCAGGGCCGGTCCCGCTGCCAACGGAGATTGCGAAGTACACGGTACTCCGCTCGCCTTTTATTGATAAGGATTCGCGCGAGCAATTTGAGATGCGGACGCATAAGCGTTTGATCGATATTGTCGAGCCAACGCCGAAAACGGTCGAGGCGCTGACCCGGCTGAACTTGCCTTCCGGGGTAGATATTGAGATCAAGCTCTAG
- the rplC gene encoding 50S ribosomal protein L3 — protein sequence MAEEATLEAEAEEAEARGAAETRPTGAAGQARTAQRDLQRKRAGGGLGPFKVLREVRPFGKDPLQVGQQFDATMFKVGELVDVVGTSKGKGFQGVMKRHGFGGGQRTHGQSDRPRAPGSIGAGNTPGRVLKSTQMAGHMGASRVTVKRLEVVASDAERGVLLVKGSIPGPTGGMLMIRKVAESITLAERLEQQQAQ from the coding sequence GTGGCTGAAGAGGCGACGCTGGAAGCGGAGGCGGAGGAAGCCGAGGCGCGTGGCGCTGCGGAAACCAGGCCAACCGGGGCTGCTGGGCAGGCTCGCACTGCGCAGCGTGACCTGCAACGCAAGCGCGCGGGAGGTGGGTTGGGGCCATTTAAGGTGCTGCGCGAAGTCCGGCCATTTGGCAAAGATCCCCTTCAGGTAGGCCAACAATTCGATGCCACGATGTTCAAGGTTGGCGAACTCGTTGATGTGGTGGGTACGTCGAAGGGCAAAGGCTTCCAGGGCGTGATGAAGCGACACGGCTTTGGCGGCGGCCAGCGTACACATGGGCAGTCGGACCGCCCGCGTGCGCCAGGTTCCATCGGCGCTGGCAATACTCCTGGTCGTGTTCTGAAGAGTACCCAGATGGCGGGGCATATGGGCGCCAGCCGTGTGACGGTCAAGCGGCTTGAGGTGGTTGCCTCCGATGCCGAACGCGGCGTGCTGCTGGTAAAAGGCTCGATCCCTGGTCCGACTGGTGGAATGCTGATGATTCGCAAGGTGGCGGAGAGTATCACGCTGGCTGAGCGGCTGGAGCAACAGCAAGCGCAGTAG
- the rplD gene encoding 50S ribosomal protein L4, translating to MPSASVYNMEGEVVAEVELNPSVFGTPVNTAVLHQVVTAQLLNRRQGNASTKTRSQVSGSTKKLYRQKGTGRARQGSIRAPHRRGGGVVFGPHPHPYHASVPRKVRRLAIRSALSDKAANEQIIVLDEITLDEPRTRAIVDLLDMLPVERNVLFMVPERDENLVRSVRNIPTAKVQHISSINVVELLKHEYLIMPFETLRRLEQAFGDGSTTLPEFLEIAEAEEEEEEEAVEAEEEEETEAAGEEWEQEPSESDEEEEE from the coding sequence ATGCCCTCAGCAAGTGTGTATAACATGGAAGGCGAGGTTGTGGCAGAAGTGGAGTTGAACCCCAGTGTCTTTGGGACGCCGGTCAACACAGCGGTGCTGCATCAGGTGGTGACGGCCCAGTTGTTGAATCGGCGGCAAGGCAACGCTTCGACCAAAACTCGCTCGCAGGTCAGCGGCAGCACCAAGAAGCTGTATCGCCAAAAAGGAACGGGGCGCGCCCGCCAGGGGAGCATTCGCGCGCCGCATCGCCGGGGGGGGGGAGTGGTCTTTGGCCCCCATCCACACCCCTATCATGCGTCGGTTCCGCGAAAGGTGCGCCGTCTGGCGATCCGGTCTGCGCTCTCCGATAAAGCTGCCAATGAGCAGATTATCGTGTTGGATGAGATTACTCTGGATGAGCCGCGCACGCGGGCCATCGTCGATCTGCTGGACATGCTGCCGGTGGAGCGCAACGTTCTGTTTATGGTGCCAGAGCGCGATGAGAATCTGGTGCGCTCGGTGCGCAACATTCCCACGGCAAAAGTCCAGCATATTTCCTCTATCAATGTGGTTGAACTGCTCAAGCATGAGTATCTGATTATGCCGTTTGAGACGCTCCGCCGCCTTGAGCAAGCGTTTGGTGATGGATCGACTACTCTGCCGGAGTTTCTGGAGATTGCCGAGGCCGAAGAGGAGGAAGAGGAAGAGGCTGTTGAAGCCGAAGAGGAGGAAGAGACCGAGGCAGCCGGTGAGGAATGGGAGCAGGAGCCATCCGAGAGCGACGAAGAGGAAGAGGAGTAA
- the rplW gene encoding 50S ribosomal protein L23: MELTEVIRHGIVTEKSVNLQQNNNQYTFKVALTANKIEIKRAVEAMFNVTVLNVNTVRMPGKSRRVYTLRRRRAPQVSEARPWKKAIVTLAEGQIIAELQA, translated from the coding sequence GTGGAACTGACGGAAGTGATCCGTCACGGCATCGTGACGGAAAAGAGTGTCAACCTTCAGCAGAATAATAACCAGTACACCTTCAAGGTGGCGCTGACGGCGAACAAGATTGAGATCAAGCGGGCGGTTGAGGCGATGTTCAATGTCACGGTGCTGAATGTGAATACGGTGCGGATGCCTGGCAAGTCGCGGCGTGTCTATACACTGCGACGTCGCCGCGCGCCCCAGGTTTCAGAGGCTCGCCCCTGGAAGAAGGCTATTGTGACCCTGGCTGAAGGGCAAATCATCGCGGAGCTACAGGCGTAG
- the rplB gene encoding 50S ribosomal protein L2: MPVRQYRPTSPGRRGMSVSKFEEITRSKPERSLLVSLPKAAGRNNQGRITTRHRGGGAKRQYRIIDFKRDKHGIPARVVSVEYDPNRSSNISLLQYMDGEKRYILAPHGLKVGDRLMSGPDAEIRVGNALPLRNIPTGTVIHNIELRPGKGGQMVRSAGGAAQLMAKEGDYAQVRLPSGEQRLVYITCMATIGQVGNLDHENISLGKAGRSRHMGKRPAVRGSVMNPVDHPHGGGEGRSPIGGQPQTPWGKPALGFKTRKNKQTDRFIVRRRNVGRGR, encoded by the coding sequence ATGCCAGTTCGTCAATATCGTCCGACTTCGCCGGGGCGACGCGGGATGTCGGTCTCGAAGTTTGAGGAGATTACCCGCAGCAAACCAGAGCGCTCGCTGCTGGTGTCGCTTCCCAAGGCAGCAGGCCGCAACAATCAGGGCCGCATCACCACGCGCCATCGTGGCGGCGGCGCCAAGCGGCAGTATCGCATCATTGATTTCAAGCGCGACAAGCACGGCATTCCGGCCAGGGTTGTTTCGGTTGAGTATGACCCCAACCGCTCGTCGAATATTTCGCTGCTGCAATATATGGATGGCGAGAAACGCTATATTCTGGCGCCCCACGGCTTGAAGGTGGGTGATCGCCTGATGTCGGGGCCAGATGCCGAGATTCGGGTGGGCAATGCGCTGCCGCTGCGCAATATTCCAACCGGCACTGTGATTCATAATATCGAGCTTCGCCCTGGCAAGGGCGGCCAGATGGTTCGCAGCGCGGGCGGCGCGGCGCAGCTTATGGCGAAAGAAGGCGATTACGCGCAGGTGCGTTTGCCGTCGGGCGAACAGCGCCTGGTCTACATCACCTGCATGGCAACCATCGGCCAGGTGGGCAATCTCGATCACGAGAATATCTCCCTTGGCAAGGCTGGCCGCTCGCGGCATATGGGCAAACGTCCGGCGGTGCGCGGATCGGTGATGAATCCGGTGGATCATCCGCATGGCGGCGGCGAAGGCCGCTCGCCCATCGGTGGACAGCCCCAAACGCCCTGGGGCAAGCCTGCGCTTGGCTTTAAGACGCGCAAGAATAAGCAGACGGATCGGTTCATTGTGCGCCGTCGTAATGTTGGGCGCGGGAGGTAA
- the rpsS gene encoding 30S ribosomal protein S19, with product MSRSTKKGPFIHPSLQKKVLAMSRGGEKRLIKTWSRASTVIPQMVGLTIGVHNGKTHVPIYITENMVGHKLGEFAPTRHFRGHAGGRSERTSSVR from the coding sequence GTGTCGCGTTCTACGAAGAAGGGTCCATTTATTCACCCATCCCTGCAAAAAAAGGTGCTGGCGATGAGCCGAGGCGGGGAAAAACGCTTGATCAAAACGTGGTCGCGGGCCTCGACGGTGATTCCGCAGATGGTGGGCCTGACGATTGGCGTTCACAATGGAAAGACCCATGTACCCATCTATATCACCGAAAATATGGTGGGCCATAAGCTGGGTGAGTTTGCTCCGACACGCCATTTTCGCGGCCATGCGGGCGGCAGGAGCGAGAGAACCTCATCTGTACGGTAG
- the rplV gene encoding 50S ribosomal protein L22, whose product MEVRAIARDIGIPPRKVRLVTDAVKGRKVNEALAILKFLPNAAARPVSKVVASAAANAENNYSLDPNELYIVHIVADPARITERVRPRPHGRASYILRRSSHITVVVSDDVTMIPKSARY is encoded by the coding sequence ATGGAAGTTCGAGCGATTGCCAGAGACATTGGCATCCCGCCGCGTAAGGTGCGTCTGGTGACGGATGCCGTGAAGGGGCGCAAAGTCAACGAGGCGCTGGCAATTCTGAAGTTTCTGCCCAATGCCGCCGCGCGTCCGGTGAGCAAAGTGGTGGCGTCGGCGGCAGCTAATGCCGAGAATAATTATAGTCTTGATCCGAATGAACTCTATATCGTTCATATTGTGGCTGATCCGGCGCGGATTACCGAGCGGGTTCGCCCTCGGCCACACGGGCGCGCGTCCTATATCCTTCGACGCTCCAGCCATATCACGGTGGTGGTGTCGGATGATGTGACGATGATCCCGAAGAGCGCGCGCTATTAG
- the rplP gene encoding 50S ribosomal protein L16 — MLSPSRSKHRKQHRGRMGGEAHRGSELAFGEFGLQALEPCWLEARQIEAARIALTRHIKRGGKVWIRVFPDKPVSSKPAETRMGSGKGAPDHWVAVVKPGRIIFELGGVREELAKEAMRLAANKLPIQTRFVVKGGVESVEA, encoded by the coding sequence CTGTTGTCACCGTCGAGAAGTAAACACCGCAAGCAGCATCGCGGGCGGATGGGCGGCGAAGCGCACCGTGGGAGCGAACTTGCTTTTGGTGAGTTTGGCTTGCAGGCGCTGGAGCCGTGCTGGTTAGAGGCTCGCCAGATTGAGGCTGCGCGTATTGCGCTGACACGCCATATCAAGCGCGGTGGAAAAGTGTGGATTCGCGTGTTCCCGGATAAGCCGGTGTCCTCCAAACCCGCCGAAACCCGGATGGGCAGTGGGAAGGGCGCGCCGGATCACTGGGTCGCTGTCGTGAAGCCTGGCCGCATTATTTTCGAGCTGGGTGGTGTGAGAGAAGAGCTGGCGAAGGAAGCGATGCGCCTGGCCGCGAATAAGCTGCCGATACAAACGAGGTTTGTGGTCAAAGGAGGGGTGGAGAGTGTCGAAGCTTAA
- the rpmC gene encoding 50S ribosomal protein L29, with product MSKLNDRRKEIREYTIDQAEQELQRLRRQHFDLRIQQQRGEVKNNRQFTQVRTDIARLMYQLDLLALAEEEEALAEEEELLEEEEEAAEEEEEEEEGEAEEAKEEEEAEEEAEEEEAEEEAEEEQEEEETASEAEEPDTGAPARKEKA from the coding sequence GTGTCGAAGCTTAATGATCGGCGCAAGGAAATCCGCGAATATACCATAGATCAGGCCGAACAGGAATTGCAGCGGCTGCGCCGCCAGCATTTTGATTTGCGCATTCAGCAGCAGCGTGGCGAGGTGAAGAACAATCGCCAGTTCACGCAGGTGCGCACCGATATTGCTCGCCTGATGTATCAACTGGACCTGCTCGCGCTTGCCGAGGAGGAAGAGGCTCTGGCTGAGGAGGAGGAACTGCTGGAGGAGGAGGAAGAGGCTGCTGAAGAGGAAGAAGAGGAAGAAGAGGGAGAGGCAGAAGAAGCGAAGGAAGAGGAGGAAGCCGAAGAAGAGGCTGAGGAGGAGGAAGCCGAGGAAGAGGCTGAGGAGGAGCAGGAAGAAGAAGAGACCGCCAGCGAGGCTGAGGAGCCTGATACAGGGGCGCCAGCCAGGAAGGAGAAAGCATAG
- the rplN gene encoding 50S ribosomal protein L14: MIQVQTRLKVADNSGAKEIMCIRILGGSAKQYAGVGDIIKASVKQAAPNSAVKKGEVVTAVVVRVAKEYGRADGSYIRFDENAAVILVAGNNPRGTRIFGPVARELRDRNFMKIISLAQEVL, translated from the coding sequence GTGATTCAGGTACAAACGCGCTTGAAAGTGGCCGATAACAGCGGGGCGAAGGAGATCATGTGCATTCGCATCCTGGGAGGTTCGGCCAAGCAATATGCCGGAGTTGGCGATATTATCAAGGCTTCTGTGAAGCAGGCGGCCCCAAATAGCGCGGTGAAAAAAGGTGAAGTGGTCACGGCGGTAGTTGTGAGGGTTGCCAAAGAATATGGTCGGGCAGATGGGTCATATATCCGCTTCGATGAGAACGCTGCGGTGATTCTGGTGGCGGGGAACAATCCACGCGGCACCCGTATTTTTGGCCCCGTTGCGCGTGAACTGCGCGACCGCAACTTTATGAAGATCATTTCCCTGGCTCAAGAGGTGCTTTAG
- the rplX gene encoding 50S ribosomal protein L24, with protein MAIKEKEQRPLHLAQLHVKKGDTVLLLAGKDRGKRGTVSKTMPRQSKIVVEGLNVVKHHVRAGGPMRQPGIVDKAMPLHVSNAMVICTECGEPTRIAHERRPMGADQKERVVRICKHCGKAIQDQTRS; from the coding sequence ATGGCGATTAAAGAGAAAGAGCAGCGTCCACTGCATCTGGCGCAGTTACACGTGAAGAAGGGCGATACGGTCCTTTTGCTGGCGGGCAAAGATCGCGGCAAGCGCGGGACGGTCTCGAAGACGATGCCGCGCCAGAGCAAGATTGTGGTGGAAGGTCTGAATGTGGTGAAGCACCACGTTCGGGCGGGTGGGCCGATGCGCCAGCCGGGCATTGTGGATAAAGCCATGCCGCTGCATGTGTCCAATGCGATGGTGATCTGCACTGAATGTGGTGAGCCGACGCGCATCGCACACGAGCGGCGTCCGATGGGCGCAGATCAAAAAGAGCGCGTGGTGCGCATCTGCAAACATTGTGGTAAAGCGATTCAAGATCAGACAAGGAGTTAA
- the rplE gene encoding 50S ribosomal protein L5, protein MATPRLKEKYRQEVIPALQKEFNYSNIMQAPGIHKVVINIGLGEALQNAKAMDNAVRDLTDITGQRPVVTKAKRSVAAFKLREGNSIGCMVTLRGDRMYFFLDKLMNVALPRLRDFQGISPDAFDGRGNYTLGIREQLVFPEVDYDKVDKVRGMEITIVTTARTDEEGRRLLKLMGMPFRS, encoded by the coding sequence GTGGCGACACCGAGATTGAAAGAGAAGTATCGCCAGGAAGTGATTCCGGCGCTGCAAAAAGAGTTCAACTACTCCAATATTATGCAGGCGCCAGGCATCCATAAAGTGGTCATCAATATTGGTCTGGGCGAGGCGCTTCAGAACGCGAAGGCGATGGATAACGCGGTGCGCGACCTGACGGATATTACCGGCCAGAGGCCCGTTGTGACCAAGGCCAAGCGTTCGGTAGCCGCCTTCAAGCTGCGCGAGGGCAACTCGATTGGGTGCATGGTGACGCTGCGCGGTGATCGGATGTATTTCTTTCTGGATAAGTTGATGAACGTGGCTTTGCCGCGCCTGCGCGACTTTCAGGGGATTTCCCCGGATGCGTTTGATGGCCGGGGAAACTATACGCTAGGCATCCGTGAGCAGCTTGTCTTTCCCGAAGTGGACTACGATAAGGTGGACAAGGTACGCGGGATGGAGATCACGATTGTGACGACGGCGCGTACCGATGAGGAAGGGCGGCGGCTGCTCAAGTTAATGGGCATGCCGTTCAGGAGTTAG
- a CDS encoding type Z 30S ribosomal protein S14: MAKISMIVKSKRKPKFKVQQHNRCGLCGRPRGYMRKFGLCRICFRQLALRGELPGVTKSSW, translated from the coding sequence ATGGCAAAAATTTCGATGATCGTTAAGTCCAAGCGCAAGCCCAAGTTTAAGGTGCAGCAGCATAATCGCTGCGGTCTCTGTGGCCGCCCGCGTGGGTATATGCGCAAGTTTGGCCTCTGTCGCATCTGTTTTCGGCAGTTGGCGCTGCGTGGTGAACTGCCCGGCGTCACCAAGTCTAGCTGGTAG
- the rpsH gene encoding 30S ribosomal protein S8 — protein MNMTDPIADMLTRIRNAIMARHTRVLIPASKMKLAIARILKEEGYIKDFDFLKDNPQGTLRISLKYVDKRPVLTQLKRVSRPGLRVYTKRDDIPRVRGGIGTAIISTPQGLMTGRRAYQLGLGGEVVCYIW, from the coding sequence ATGAATATGACTGATCCCATCGCGGATATGCTGACACGCATCCGCAATGCGATCATGGCGCGGCACACCCGTGTCTTGATCCCTGCCTCGAAGATGAAGCTTGCTATCGCACGCATCCTCAAAGAAGAGGGATATATTAAGGATTTTGATTTTCTGAAGGATAATCCACAGGGTACACTGCGCATTTCCTTAAAGTATGTGGATAAGCGACCTGTGCTGACACAACTCAAGCGTGTCAGCCGACCAGGGCTGCGCGTGTATACCAAGCGGGATGATATTCCGCGTGTGCGCGGTGGCATCGGCACAGCCATTATCTCGACCCCCCAGGGGCTGATGACTGGTCGGCGCGCCTATCAGCTTGGCCTTGGCGGCGAGGTCGTTTGCTATATCTGGTAG
- the rplF gene encoding 50S ribosomal protein L6 — translation MSRIGKAPITVPQGVKVQLGEGNSVTVTGPKGSLTNSFHPDIKIALEDGKLVVDRPDESKQHKSLHGLTRTLVANMVTGVTQGFTKSLEINGVGYRVAKVGNNLVFQVGYSHPVEFDPPPGIQFAVEGTTKLSVSGIDKYMVGQVAAQIRSIRKPEPYKGKGIKYTTEVIRRKAGKAGKVGGKKK, via the coding sequence ATGTCGCGTATTGGGAAGGCGCCGATCACTGTGCCGCAGGGGGTGAAGGTGCAGCTTGGTGAGGGGAACAGCGTCACCGTGACCGGGCCAAAAGGCTCGCTGACCAACTCGTTCCATCCAGATATAAAGATCGCGCTGGAGGATGGCAAGCTGGTGGTGGACCGGCCCGACGAGAGCAAACAGCATAAATCGCTGCATGGGCTGACGCGTACCCTGGTGGCGAATATGGTGACGGGGGTTACACAGGGGTTTACGAAGAGCCTGGAAATTAATGGGGTAGGCTATCGTGTAGCGAAGGTGGGCAATAATCTGGTCTTCCAGGTTGGTTACTCCCATCCGGTGGAGTTTGATCCACCGCCGGGCATCCAGTTTGCTGTCGAGGGTACGACCAAGCTGAGTGTGTCGGGCATTGATAAGTATATGGTCGGCCAGGTGGCGGCGCAGATTCGCAGCATCCGCAAGCCCGAACCGTATAAGGGCAAGGGTATTAAGTACACTACGGAAGTGATCCGCCGCAAGGCCGGCAAGGCGGGCAAAGTCGGCGGCAAGAAGAAGTAG
- the rpmD gene encoding 50S ribosomal protein L30 has translation MSKLRITWVKSAIGYPVPQKRTIRALGFHRLHQVVEHEDNPSVRGMVQKVNHLVRVEEVAQ, from the coding sequence ATGAGCAAGTTGCGAATAACCTGGGTGAAGAGCGCGATTGGTTATCCCGTACCCCAGAAACGGACGATTCGGGCGCTGGGCTTCCATCGGCTTCATCAGGTGGTGGAGCATGAAGATAATCCCAGCGTGCGCGGGATGGTTCAGAAAGTGAACCATCTTGTGCGTGTGGAGGAGGTTGCCCAATGA
- the rplO gene encoding 50S ribosomal protein L15, translating into MRLSDLQAAPGARKEKRRLGRGHGSGRMKTAGRGTKGQKARTGGSVPSWFEGGQLRLSRRLPFIKGFTNHSKKEYAVINVAQLQVFEPSSQVDAEALVASGIIKASAAKGLIKILGDGDLDRPLNVRAHKFSASARAKIEGAGGAVEEIVINAPAKTKRAKKPTAQA; encoded by the coding sequence ATGAGGCTATCGGATTTGCAAGCGGCGCCGGGCGCGCGTAAGGAAAAGCGCCGCCTGGGGCGTGGTCACGGCTCTGGCCGTATGAAGACAGCCGGGCGTGGCACCAAAGGCCAGAAGGCGCGCACCGGCGGAAGTGTGCCTTCGTGGTTTGAGGGCGGCCAACTGCGGCTGTCGCGTCGTCTGCCCTTTATCAAGGGGTTCACCAATCACTCTAAAAAAGAATATGCGGTGATCAATGTCGCTCAGCTTCAGGTATTTGAGCCTTCCAGCCAGGTAGATGCCGAGGCGCTGGTCGCGTCGGGCATCATCAAAGCCTCGGCGGCGAAGGGGCTGATTAAGATTCTGGGCGATGGCGATCTGGATCGACCACTGAACGTGCGGGCGCATAAGTTTTCGGCGAGCGCGCGGGCGAAGATCGAGGGGGCTGGCGGCGCGGTCGAAGAGATTGTTATCAATGCTCCTGCCAAGACAAAGCGGGCGAAGAAACCCACAGCGCAGGCGTGA
- the secY gene encoding preprotein translocase subunit SecY, whose protein sequence is MWERLRSIWTIPDLRNKILFTLGMLLVFRLVAHVPVPGIDPASLQNALGNNQQYNQLFGLLDVFSGGSLQTFSVAALGVYPYITASIVMQLIVPIFPRLEALQREGGEAGRTRISQYTRVLTVPLAFLQAFGQSAIFVQLGAISQGQFSLFQASTFLPTFATLVTLTAGTVFLVWLGEVITENGIGNGISLIIFAGIVSRLPSDVGTLLISTSAGGVTNTTNIVQIVVFIAVVALIVLSIVFIYQAQRRVPVQYPTKRMVGRDRYAGSSQMSYIPMQINMAGMIPLIFAQSMLIFPVILSSYLAFSSNKFIANAANAVRAWVDQTHWWYWVIFFVLVVAFTFFYAMVLWQQQNLPENLQKQGAIIPGIRPGPKTQQYLDAVLRRITLAGAVFLGIIAVVPAFFLVNGTQLLSAAALLIAVGVVLDTVKQLEAQMVMRNYSGFLR, encoded by the coding sequence ATGTGGGAACGTCTACGCAGCATCTGGACCATTCCAGACCTGCGTAACAAGATTCTCTTTACGCTAGGCATGCTGCTGGTGTTCCGGCTGGTGGCGCATGTGCCAGTTCCGGGTATTGATCCCGCCAGCCTGCAAAATGCGCTGGGCAATAACCAGCAGTATAACCAGCTCTTCGGTCTGCTGGATGTGTTTTCAGGTGGTTCGCTGCAAACTTTTTCGGTGGCGGCCCTGGGGGTTTATCCTTATATCACGGCCTCGATTGTGATGCAGTTGATTGTGCCGATCTTCCCGCGCCTGGAAGCCCTCCAGCGCGAGGGCGGCGAGGCCGGGCGCACGCGCATCAGCCAGTATACGCGCGTGCTGACGGTTCCGCTGGCGTTCCTTCAGGCGTTTGGGCAGAGCGCGATCTTTGTGCAGTTGGGCGCTATCTCTCAAGGCCAGTTTAGCCTCTTCCAAGCCTCGACCTTCCTGCCCACGTTTGCCACGCTGGTGACGCTGACCGCCGGGACGGTTTTCCTGGTCTGGCTGGGCGAGGTCATCACCGAAAATGGGATCGGCAACGGCATCTCACTGATTATCTTTGCTGGAATTGTCAGCCGCCTGCCTTCAGATGTTGGCACGCTGCTGATTAGCACGAGTGCTGGTGGGGTCACGAATACGACGAATATTGTACAAATTGTGGTCTTCATCGCGGTGGTGGCGCTGATTGTCCTTTCGATTGTCTTTATCTATCAGGCCCAGCGACGTGTGCCAGTGCAATACCCCACGAAGCGGATGGTTGGGCGTGATCGCTACGCGGGTTCGAGCCAGATGTCCTACATTCCGATGCAGATCAATATGGCTGGCATGATTCCCCTGATCTTTGCCCAGTCTATGCTGATCTTCCCGGTCATTCTGTCGTCCTATCTGGCCTTTAGCTCAAACAAATTCATTGCCAATGCGGCGAACGCTGTGCGCGCCTGGGTCGATCAAACGCACTGGTGGTACTGGGTGATCTTCTTTGTGTTAGTGGTGGCCTTTACCTTCTTCTATGCGATGGTTCTCTGGCAGCAGCAGAACTTGCCTGAAAACCTGCAAAAACAAGGAGCCATTATTCCAGGCATCCGGCCCGGACCCAAGACCCAGCAGTACCTGGATGCGGTGCTGCGGCGCATAACGCTGGCTGGCGCGGTCTTCCTGGGCATCATTGCGGTGGTGCCGGCCTTCTTCCTGGTGAATGGCACGCAGTTGCTCAGCGCGGCGGCTTTGCTCATCGCTGTTGGTGTGGTGCTGGATACGGTGAAGCAGTTAGAAGCGCAAATGGTGATGCGGAACTACTCTGGTTTTCTGCGCTAG
- a CDS encoding adenylate kinase codes for MDILLLGAQGSGKGTQADALEAKLGIPHVASGDLLRAVISQNTPVGQSARSYYDRGDLVPDEIMVAMFLERLEEPDCAKGVILDGFPRTIAQAEELDKALAALRRGVDHVIYLKADPNVLVKRLANRYICRAHQHPYNLVTNPPKRPGICDIDGSELYQRSDDTEGAVRRRLEIFYSETVRLLDYYGAQGKVREIDAEQPIQAVTRDILQALGT; via the coding sequence GTGGATATTCTTCTGTTGGGCGCTCAGGGATCTGGCAAGGGAACCCAGGCTGATGCTTTGGAAGCAAAGCTGGGTATTCCGCATGTCGCTAGTGGAGATTTGCTTCGCGCGGTGATCAGCCAGAATACGCCGGTAGGCCAGAGCGCGCGGTCCTATTATGATCGTGGGGATCTGGTTCCCGACGAGATCATGGTAGCGATGTTTCTGGAGCGTCTGGAAGAACCGGATTGCGCCAAAGGGGTCATTCTGGACGGCTTTCCGCGCACGATTGCTCAGGCTGAAGAGTTGGATAAGGCGCTGGCTGCGCTGCGCCGGGGTGTCGATCATGTAATTTATCTCAAGGCTGATCCGAATGTGTTGGTAAAACGCCTGGCAAATCGCTATATCTGCCGGGCGCACCAACACCCTTATAATCTGGTGACGAATCCGCCAAAGCGACCTGGCATCTGTGATATTGATGGCAGTGAATTATATCAACGCAGCGATGACACTGAGGGGGCTGTGCGGCGCAGGTTAGAAATCTTTTACAGCGAGACGGTCAGGCTTCTTGATTACTACGGCGCCCAGGGGAAGGTTCGTGAGATTGACGCGGAGCAGCCTATTCAGGCTGTCACCAGGGACATCTTACAGGCGCTGGGTACGTAA